One Coffea eugenioides isolate CCC68of chromosome 2, Ceug_1.0, whole genome shotgun sequence genomic window, ACGTCAGACCAATCGTGCCCCCTCCCTTGAGCAAAACATATGATTCAAGTCCTCCTCCCGGGGGTCCTGACAACACCAACAGGACACAGACCCCAAACCTCTGTAGGCGGTCCATAAGAGGGAGCCTCCCCTGCATTAGTCGCAGCATAAAGAAAGAAACCTTGACTGGAAGACCCTTCTGCCATATACCGCCAGAGAACCAGGAGCTGTTACTGGACTGACAAACCAGTGAGTAAGTTGATGCAGTGGAGAATATGCCCGAGTTCGTCAACGCCCACACCATTCTATCATTGCCCCTACCGAGAGGGGGGTCAAGCTTCAAAACGTGCCTGACCAATTTCCCATCCAAGAATTGACGGAGCGTGGCCACATTCCAAGCCCCCCGATCGATAAAATCAGCCACCTAATGATCATGGAAGACCTCCACCTTGTCGCATAGCGCACCTAACCCCATCCAGTTGTCATGCCAAAAATCCAATGCACCCGCACGTACTACCCAGCTAATATTGTCCTCCCTAAAACACTGCATCGTCACCATCCTCCACCAAGTTTGGGATCCCTGATGCCCGACATCAGCAAGACACGGGTGCTGTCCTGCGCAATACTTCTGGGACATAAACTCTGCCCATAATGATTGTTGTTGCCGAAATTTCCACCAGAGCTTAATGGAAAATGAGTAGTAGACCTGCTTCAACCCCCGCAGACCAACACCCCCCTCTTCCCTCGGCCAACACAGATCCGCCCAACACATCCAATGGAACTTGTCCCCCAAATTCGATGACCCCCACAAGAACTTGGCGAATAATTTCTCCAGTGCAACTAACATCCCCTTTGGAGGAGACGCGGCTGCCAGCAGGTAAACTGGCATAGAGGCTAGCACGCTCTGAATCAACACCACCTTGCCCCCTGCCGATAAAATCTGATTCTTCCAAGACAGAATCCGGGTCGCCACCGCATTGTATGTATTTGCATAGTAGACCTTCTTACTCCTTCCATCCTAGATATCATATGGGAAAAACCCGTCTATACCTGGCCAACAACCGCTGTCCTCTGAGAGGGAGCCCGTGGATGAGTAAGGAAATAGCTCTTCTGAGGATTGAGCCGCTGACCTGATGCCACACTGTAATCATCTAGAACCCGTTTAACCAATCGTAGAGACGACCTCCCCCCACTAGAAAAGATGATCATGTCATCGACGAACGCCAAGTGCGTAACTATAGGACATCGAGGAGGTACTCTAAAAGGGGTAAAACCCCGCTGTGTGGGTAGCGCATTGAAGGCTCGAGACAACACCTCAGCTCCGATAATGAATAAGGCCGGTGAAATGGGATCTCCTTGCCGTAAACCTCGTGAGGACCTGAAAAAGCCGTGCGGACCCCCATTAACCAATACCGAGAACCATACATTCGAAATTAAGTGCCAGATCATGTCTATCCAGGTCTCACTGAACCTGAAATACCGCAGCAGCTGTAGGAGGAAGAGCCATGAGACTCTATCATAGACCTTCATCATATCTAACTTGATGACCACGTTGCCACCCCGATTTGATTTCTTGATATCCGCTACTAACTCCTGAGCTAGCAGGAAATTATCTATAATCTGCCTCCCTTGGACAAACCCGCTTTGTTGAGGAGATATAAGCCGGGGTAAGATCATAGCCAACCTTGCTGATAACAGCTTGGAGATGATTTTGTTAGCAAAATTGTACAAACTGATCGGCCGAAACTGCTTGAAATCTTGGGGGTTCTCCACCTTGGGCAACAAAACAATCGAGGTAGCCGTGACACTCCTAGGTAGCTCACCACCGCAGAAAAAGCTGACAACTACCAGGTATACATCCGATGCCACCACCTCCCAAGCAAAGGTAAAGAATTTTCCTATGAACCTGTCCGGGCCTGCTGCGCTCTCCCCATCCATGGTAAAGACTATGTCCTTAACTTCTGTAAGAGAGGAAATGTTCGTTAACAGTGAGTTGTCCAGGTCCATTACCAGTTTTGGGATGACCTCCAGACCGGCATTAGAATGTGGGCCCCCCTCTGCCGTGAACAGCTCCTGAAAGAATCCCACAGCCACATCCCCAATCTGAGGCTCCCCCTCAATCCACTCTTCAGCTGTACCCCTAACCCGATGAATCACCACCCTACGCCTCTGTTCCGTAACCAAAGAATGAAAGTATTTGGTGTTCCTATCTCCGTCCAAATGCCACCTTACCCACGCCTTTTGTCTCCAAAAACCCTCCTCAATTACAAGCGCACGCCTCAACCGTGCACGAGCACGATGTAACTCGCCCCGCCGATGCTCAGTCGGATCCAGGTCGTACTGCATCTCAACCTCGGCTACCACGCGCTCTGCACTACGGGCCCCCTCAAAAATATCACTGAATGTCATCCTAGACCATTGCTTAAGGGCATTTTTAACATACCGTAACCTCGTGGCCAGTACTTGCAGTGGAGAGCCACTGACTGGCTGAGCCCAGCAATCCTTGATAACCCTCAGCAAACCATGATGAGTGGTCTAGACGTTTAAGAAACGAAACGGCCTGGGCTTGTTGTCTAGCCTCGTAGCCACTAACAGCAACAAGGAAGCATGATCCGACGGGTCACAGCACAAATGCTGAACCATGACTTCGTACGGAAGCTCTAAAACGCGCCCACAAAGAAGTAAGCGGTCCAGACGCTTCCAAATCCACGCCATTCCCGAGCGATTATTACACCAGGTATACCTTGACCCAGAGAATCTCACATCACTGACTCCAGCCAccgtcatgaaattcaaaaagtCCAACCCCTCTGACGGTTTAAATGGTAGACCGCCCCTCTTCTCCTCGGTCTTTGTGACCACATTGAAATCCCCCACCAAAAACCACGGGTTCAAGGCGGGCTTATCCCTTAGTAATGCACTCCATAACTCCTCCCTCTCCTAGTCCGTACACTTCGCATGTATACAAGACAGAATAATGGAGTGTTGGAAAAGATGAGATTGCACTCTAATAGTTAAATGTTGGGGAGACTCCCCAATGGTCTGACACGTAAACAACGACCGGTAAAAAATCCAAACAGAACCCCAATGATTGGACATGCAGCAATCAATCCCCAATTTAAGTCTAATATCAGTGATCGACTCCACCCTCAACTTAGGTTCAACAACAACAACCAATTGAAGATCATACAATTTAATAAGTTTCCTCAACCGTCTCAAGTTAGGAGCTCAAGCCACTCCTTTTATATTGCAAAAAAGTAACTTAATCATCAGAAAGCACAGAGAAAGTATTTGTTGAAGAACTAACCATGGATTGTAGTGTTCTATCTGACGGGAAGCCAGCCCGGAGACCACGCGACCTTGCATCAGTTCTCTCCTTACAAATCACTTTCTCCTGCGCAAGGCTGTCAGTAATCGCCACTGTATCCATATGCACTGTCTCTAGTGGTGACACCTCCCCCCGAACACAATCCCTAGGACACCCGCCCCTAGGAGAGAGGTTACCCACCCTTCGCTGAGTGTCTTGTATGTCGTCAACCAACATGTCGTCCGCAGAAGACATTGCTTGCCTCTCAACCAATTGCATGACCACCCTCGCTGCCAGCCCACTCCCCGCAGCCTTGATACCTTCCCCTCCTCCCTCAGGTCGCAGCAACACCTCCTTATCGCTAGTCCCTTTGACTGCAACCACCCCCCCACTGTCCACCGCTGTCCCCCTCTCCTGCTCCACTGGTGTAGCAGCAGTGGGCTGCCTCACTTGCTCCCTTTGTGTACCCCCTGCTCTCTGTCCGTAGGTCATAACAACTGGTGGCTGACTGTGAGCATGCGCTCCCCAACAACTAGCACATTGCTAGCCACAGCCCCCGTAACTTCCTCTCTTGCCCCAGCAGCCGCCGCAACCTCTTGCACCTACACGGACGGCTTTTCCTCATTGCCCTCTGCATGCCCATCATAAACGTCCATATCCACCGTCTCTGTCAACCGAAGTTCTCTTGTTCCAGTAGTCTTGGCATGGTGGCCAGTGGCACCACGTAACTCGGGTTTCAACACATGGCAGGTCTCCACATCGTGACCTTGGCGGAAGCAATGTGAgcagtgtagacaccaaattttagctcaagttcatttactctttatttcttagtttttgtttttgtcatgtttgttttattcatttttagttttagtcttCTTTTAGTTTtcatgttattattttatttttaagctttTAGCATGGAATTTCTCaaacgaaaaagaaaacaatggaaaatgtaggaaaagattgaaaaatggccatttttgttgtttttagttgtttagattttttt contains:
- the LOC113759808 gene encoding uncharacterized protein LOC113759808, producing the protein MKNRESGSFLKLPSKSRPFFLCSFPQPVGHDVETCHVLKPELRGATGHHAKTTGTRELRLTETVDMDVYDGHAEGNEEKPSVQPPVVMTYGQRAGGTQREQVRQPTAATPVEQERGTAVDSGGVVAVKGTSDKEVLLRPEGGGEGIKAAGSGLAARVVMQLVERQAMSSADDMLVDDIQDTQRRVGNLSPRGGCPRDCVRGEVSPLETVHMDTVAITDSLAQEKVICKERTDARSRGLRAGFPSDRTLQSMEREELWSALLRDKPALNPWFLVGDFNVVTKTEEKRGGLPFKPSEGLDFLNFMTVAGVSDVRFSGSRYTWCNNRSGMAWIWKRLDRLLLCGRVLELPYEVMVQHLCCDPSDHASLLLVIKDCWAQPVSGSPLQVLATRLRYVKNALKQWSRMTFSDIFEGARSAERVVAEVEMQYDLDPTEHRRGELHRARARLRRALVIEEGFWRQKAWVRWHLDGDRNTKYFHSLVTEQRRRVVIHRVRGTAEEWIEGEPQIGDVAVGFFQELFTAEGGPHSNAGLEVIPKLVMDLDNSLLTNISSLTEVKDIVFTMDGESAAGPDRFIGKFFTFAWEVVASDVYLVVVSFFCGGELPRSVTATSIVLLPKVENPQDFKQFRPISLYNFANKIISKLLSARLAMILPRLISPQQSGFVQGRQIIDNFLLAQELVADIKKSNRGGNVVIKLDMMKVYDRVSWLFLLQLLRYFRFSETWIDMIWHLISNVWFSVLVNGGPHGFFRSSRGLRQGDPISPALFIIGAEVLSRAFNALPTQRGFTPFRVPPRCPIVTHLAFVDDMIIFSSGGRSSLRLVKRVLDDYSVASGQRLNPQKSYFLTHPRAPSQRTADGRSKKVYYANTYNAVATRILSWKNQILSAGGKVVLIQSVLASMPVYLLAAASPPKGMLVALEKLFAKFLWGSSNLGDKFHWMCWADLCWPREEGGVGLRGLKQVYYSFSIKLWWKFRQQQSLWAEFMSQKYCAGQHPCLADVGHQGSQTWWRMVTMQCFREDNISWVVRAGALDFWHDNWMGLGALCDKVEVFHDH